The sequence tatttgtttatattttgtaagcATTATCATCGCGTAGTATCACACGATTTTTcacatgttatttttaaaatatatctgAAAACACATTATAAATAGATGTCACATTTTGTCTAAATTAGAAAGACGAAGGACCAAACTACAATTAGCTTTATTCATCAATGATTGCTCAAACCCTTCTATAGTTTCATTGGGGAGAAAATAATTGCCAATTATTCCATCTACAAGTTGATAAAGTTGCACCAAGTGCCACCAACCCAACGCACCCTTCATTTAATGCGAGAAATCTCAATAATTACAACGGCCCCCCCTTAAAGTGATGAAATATCATTGCACTCCCAATTGACAAAACCCTAGAGTCATCCCACAAAACCCTAGTCAAACGTATTATTTGCGACTTTCCTTAAATTCCTGTACTTTtatagttttattattattattattattatcgacTTACTTTCGGACACCCAAATTCAACCCTAGCCAGAGAAGCAACTGCGACTCCTCCCTGGTTCGTCAGCCGTTTGTTTTCCTTCTCTTTCGTTCTTGAAACTTCACTTCTCTCCATTGTTCTTCAAGTTTTTTCAGTGCCTTTTTTAGGGGAAGTTTCTTTTATTTGGTTACATGGAGGTGGTGAGCTCTGACGTAGTATGCAGATTTGCTGAGGCTGCAGCGCTTCAAACTATCTTGGCTGCTCAAAAGTCCCTTGCTTGCCTTATTTTACTGGTACTCaaaccttttttttatttaaaagtttgATTTGCATTTTTTTCTATTTGGATTTCGAATTTCGTGATTTGGGTTTCTGAGATTTTgctttaattttgaattttgagctTCTGTGGTGATGTTTCTTGTGTGATTCCCTTTTTCAGGATTTTTTGTATTCTCAGTATATGGAGTCCGAATCCTTTTTCTTTAGAGTTTGACTTGACTATTTAGTTTTGGTTTGATATGTGGCTAACCCCTTCTTTTGTTGTTTTTCGTCTGAGTTAAATTCGAAAGTGGGCTTGCTTGAGCCACAGCTGTAAATAACAGGAAAACTGTAACTCaagatttgtttttgtttcgaTTGAATTCGTCTccaaatttttttgtgtttatgTTGCAGGATGTCTTTCCTTACGCCGGTTTATTCTAGAAATATATTTCATGCCACGTGTAATGCGTTTCTCGGGATTATTTCAGTCTCAATTTGGTTATTATTTCAAAAAGTAGATTATTTGCTGTCACATTCCAGTGACTAAAATATATGGAGTTTGAACACTTTTCTCAATGTTTACCACAAAACTCGTAAACATCACACCTCAGTTTCAGCGTTATGGCTTATCGGATTGAGTTTTTAGTCCCCTAGAAAACAGATTCAGGAGATGTGAATAGGAAAGGCTGGCCAATGTATAATTTGCGCCATTGGCTGCGCATTGGAaggaaatttgtttttttttttggggttttCCTTGGATTTGGTACTCATTCGTAATTCACAGTTTACTTCAAAACCTTACTTTCTCATGCTTGCTTTGGAATTCAGTAATTCTTCTCGTGCTTCCTTTGGAATCAGTAATTCTTTCAAGTAAATATATGTTCATTTTGAAATATATGCTGATTAACAGTTTCCTAATATTCTCATCGAGTATTGTGTCTGTGTGGCCTCTAGTTACAGTTTGGATGTCTGTAGTTATCTTAAATCACACTGTTTACAGTTTTGTGTTTTAGGCATGGAGCTGAGGTAGTGAAATGAGTGAGAGTTTTACGCAATCGTCtacattttttaataaaacaatataatttcttaattaattacatgatttatatAGATGGGAGCTCTGTTGAACAACATTGATGGGCTACCTGACTTGACTGAGAAAAGGTAACATTTATTTTCTTCACTACAATATTTCTTACcaaaaaaaagataatatacAAAGTGAATAAATGTCGAGCATTGGCAGGTTCCCAATTGACGATCTTCATAGATTGGAAAAGCCCGGACCCGACAACAAAGATGCATCTGACActgaggatgatgatgaagatgatgatgcTGATGAgcaggatgatgatgatgatgccGGTGACGAAGATTTCTCCGCCGGCGAAGAAGGTGGAGATGACGAGGAAGGAGATCCAGAAGACGAACCAGAAGCCAACGGTAATGGAGGTagtggtgatgatgatgaggatgatgatgataatgGGGATGGCGACGAGGATGGCGACGAGGATGAGGAAgatgaggaggaggaggaggaggatcAACCACCGGCTAAGAAGAGGAAGTGAACTAGCTGCAGATGATGTTTCTTTAGTTCCTTTTTGTTGATTGGCTGTGTAAGAGAATGAGGATAATTTAGCTCTCGTCTATTATATTTCAGTAGGAAATTGATCTTTCTAGTTTGGGTTAAACTgtgttttcttattttatagAATTTCATGTGCTCCCTTTTGTGGAGAAATGAGAATTCTGGATCTTATGTTAgatgtatgatttttaatgtCATATTTGTGTTTAGAAAAGCAAGTTGCCTGTTTGTTTGCTAGGTCACTCGTTTATTTCCATGGATTGTAGCCAGCAGGTAGAGACAAGgtatttgttttgtttatgcTTGAATGAGATTTTCAACActgaataatataatttaagttCTATCATTTATTTGCACCTCAcccattacaatttttttttaaaaataggtaaataaaattgaattaaacaGATACAAGTGTACAACTACACTGGGCATTCTTTGGCAAAATTCTTGATCCACCATGATCATGATTAGATGCTTACGATATGAAATAGTAAAACCGAAAAATTACCTATTGTAATTGACGTGAAGGCTGCTTAAATTTGTCAATTATTCCACAATTACTTGTGAACTTAGATATAAGCTTGTTGCATTAGTGACTAATGGGAAATCTAAGCCGACCTATTTCGACAAGTTTCAATACTACTCGATAAACGTAAAATAAGTCAATATGTAATATAAATACATTTCATGTTATCAATATTGACGTTACTGTTTTGTAGCATTTTTCCATGGCACTACTAATTCAACAATATCACTAATTATAGGGAAAAAACGAGCCCAGAAGGAAAAATTTAGCCTTACAGATAAAACGAATCTTCAAGGTTGCATATAATTTTACTTTATGATTGATTGTGAAAATAATATGATACCAAAAGccattatttttggaaaaaaaaaaaaaagattacatGACACTGGTATAGGTATGTGTAAATCTAAAGTTAAGGTTTATATTAGACCAACTGTTAAGACAACTCAACCTGCTATCAAGTAGATGTCAACATGAAATTGAGaggatttcaattttttcaagaaaatgtgcAGCAAACTTCATTTATCTATTattgaaaaaaagaagaagaaataaacTGGAATTTGCAGCAGTTTTATCAGGCATGATGTAAAATAGAGAAAATACATCAATAGAAGGCTGCCACAAGTACTCTTAGTCAATAGCGAATATATTAGAGTATAGATATCAACCATGAAAATGTAAAGGACAAGTATTGTTGCAGAACCAGTTGCGCGGAAGGAAAGTTCTTTTTCATCCCACCTTTGCTTCAACCATGGCTCGACGTCAACCGCTCGAAAATCCTGAATCATGAAATCAAAATGCCTCGTTTACTTGGTAAGAAAACACACTAGGAAATTAACATGCTTTCAAGCAAGGGACAAGAGGATGATTctcaaattagtattttaaaccAGAAAACAACCATTCTAACCTTATTCATCTCGACACGGgagattttcatatttttcctttcaattATTGTTTAACAAAGAAGCCCTTACTTTATCACCCAATTAGTAAAGTCTTGCTCGCTTTCTCGTGGACTACCACATCAATCACGAATTCACGATTCCTGAACACAAGAACAGGTCCCATTGCTCCAAATATGACTCCCCCCACCTAACCCCAATAATAATAGATGTACAAGTTATTAACTAAAACTTCAATAGACCACATTAACCATGTCACGCCCCAGCCCCCAGGTCTGCGCTTGCGCAATTGCAGAATAGGCCACGTAAGAAACTACTTTGTATTCGTCCTCGTTTTATGGAAATGGTTGACTCAAGTTGCCATACGAGGTTATTGTAAACCCTTTTAAACATTTTAAACTTTCATTCCCTTCTTATTCCACTTATGTCCATCAGAAATAGCaagttataaattaaaaataggaAACATGGGCACATCATTAAAGAACAAGTATAATACACATTGATCTTGGTAGCTTATGAATATTTTCTAcaataaattatcaaataaatttacttgaatgttcaaatttaaatttgaacgAAACATCATCTTAAGGTTAAACCCTGACTCTTACCATTTTTAGAGCATTTACTAAAAGCAAGCCTTGTCTAgttcactagaaaaataactGATTGTTACCAACTTTTGGTACACGCAACATAAGTTAGGGAGCGAACAAAGAGTGCATTTACATCTTAGTGTTCGAGTTTATCTACACGGTTGCCCAATAAACTTAAATTTATAAACTAAAACTACTGGCACTTaagtcaaaatttaaaaaatgtagcATAGGTACTTTCCTTCAATTCCACATGAACCATCATTTTTTCCCTGAAATTTTGATTCGGTCAAATATGTCATAAAACTCATTCGAAACCTCCCAAATCACTACCCATTTCAAACTAACTCACCCACACGCCGCCGCGAGCGTCTCCTCTCCGCAACCCTACTGCCGCAAACTCAGCAacccatttttcatttttaccaAAGATACACATTTCCGGTCCAGAAATATACTATGAAGCAGGAATAAGACTGAGAATTTCAAGAATCAGTGCAGCAAATGAGGGAGGAAGTTCGTACCAGGAGATGTGGAAGAATTAACACACTAACCGACTAATTAGGGGCAAGCTGCTATGGACCCACTAAACTTAATTTCTATTTATTGCTTCTTCAAATCTACGACGCTTAAACCTTGAAGCTTTTCAATGCTTCTATTGAATTTGTACCACAAGTTTTTATGGTTCAAGGTGGATCTTCTAAGCATAAATGTTGCAATGATCTTCTGGCCAAAatcaatgaaataaaaatttagagtACCTATATGTATAGTACTCAAAATTACACAAATGTTTCGGGTACCCGAAATTTTGGGTCAGGTTCGGCAGTCAAAATGACTACCGTTACGACAAAACCCAAACCGACCCGATGCCCACCCCTAAGTAAATGTGACTCTTAAACTAATGCAATCAGTTAAATTTGAAGAATTGTAATACTAAACTTCGCCAATAGCATTTTCTGAACAAACACTTAAACACAAGGGGTCTATGGCCTACTCTGACCAGCAAATTACTTGTTAGGAAGCTTTCAGATTTTGTACATTTATAGTTTCTTTCATGCAAGTAACTAAGAACTCCAACGAAAAAAATCAGAGGAAAACATTGGAAGCCTTTAGCTTGTAGAAGAGCACTCTTTTAGAAAAAAAGTTGGAGCTTATACTGTTATTGAAGTGTTTTGGGTCAAGGACACTAAGAAAATTTCTAAACTTAAAACGGTTCAATGCTATGAGTCTTAAAAGACTATGATATATGATAAGGTTTGTTAGTAAGCACTGGGTGTTTCACAACTTGAATACTTGTTTCTGATAGAGTTGCTAAGTGAtgatcatcatatcatcatatccccTTAATCCAGACTGTTGTATGTTATTACTTGAATGGCAACTTTGAGTTTCAATTCCAAAATACGAATTTACGATTCGAGTCTCAACTTGGCACCTTAATTAAGGAAAGACAGAGGTAACACAAGCCTATTTACCCTATGAATGCTTAGCTATACCAGCAACTAATGCATGAGTGGCCCCATCAATTGCAACGAGATATAAAACCCTTGGATATTCAGTTAATTGATAGAGCCAACATCATAAGCACATTCACTTTCTTGCATGTCAATGCTCACCATATTAATACATCGTGAAAGTCAAAACAGCATACTCGGAGAATGGCGAAACAAACATCAAATATAACTGAACTACGGTTGATACACTAAGTTGAGAAAGTACTAATAATGGATTGTTCACCAGATCACATGGTCGAATTCTGCAGCATGAAAAATCTTGAGAACCATTGTGATGTcggatatataaaatttcaaagttGCGCATAATTTAAATGCTAAATCTTGTCTCAGGTTGCTTTCCAGATCCCTAGCAAGAACAAATCCATTTACACACCAACATCCATACACCGTTCAAGACATAAAACTAAGAACTCGAAACATCGAAACGATGAAACTATGAAAGACGTCCCATTCGGTAATGAGAAGCGCTTAGTTTTTCGTATACTTGCCATGAAGAAGGCCGAACCGACGAAAAGTATCAAAGAAACTCATCATAATTAACCAATAAAGAcaattacaaaattttaaaaataaaaagaacctGTTGTTTTAACTTGAAAAAATCTTTTGACCAAAGGCTCCAATCAGACACAAAACAGATGCATTACCAAGATAGATGATCTATTATTAAAGAAGTTCACTGTATTATATGTAGATAAAGAACAACTGACAACTCAATAACAAGAAATCCGTTTTAGCAAGCATAGAGATAACATATATCACATACGTACTTAATAAAGAAACATGAATCACTTCAGATAATGACACTAAAATCTACGACGAAGATAACTAACCGCAAAACGAACATGAAAAGCAATTTAACATACTAGCCAACAGCCGATAAGAAATGCTTACTAGGTTGGCAACTTTCCAGCCCGGAAAATTGCAAACTTTGACATAGCCGAATCAGAGTACTCAATTCCATTTTCTTTAAAGAACTCCTCGATCATTACCTTAACTCTCTCAGGCTCCACGCTCTCGCACTCCACCTCGTACAAATCCCCGAATTCGTATTTAACCTCATCCACCTCCAATTTTACCTCATTCCACTCATACACATTTCTTACATTTCTAAACCCTCCCAAACCCACAAAACCAGATACGCCAAATTCTTCTTTTATTCTCCTCAGAACCCTTGAATCCACTTCCGTTAGCTTCCCAGGGTCCTCAAAGCAAGCTCTCCCTATGGCAGGGTCCACCTCCTCCTCGTCTTCCTCAACACGGCTCACGCCGTTGCTGATAATTGCTTTGGCCTTGAGGCAAATGAAGCATTTGGGGAGGTTAGTTTGCTCATGGAAGCGAAGACGGAGTATGGCTCGGCGTGAGATCAACTCAGAAGCCGAGCCGTCAAAGAATGTGTTGTGTTGATTATGGGTGATGACATGAAACGGAGAAAGTAACGAGAGAAGCTTCTGATAGGAGGCTTTGTTCGGTAATCGGAGCTTAACTTCAATCTCCATTATGTTTCTCAACAAAGACGCCTTATTGACTGAAAAAGAAccaattttttgaaatgaaaacgACGACAAAATTACGGTGGTATATGATTTGTGGTGTCACGAGAGGCCGATGCGATGGGATTTGGAGGAGGGATCGAGGGAGGAGCGGTCGAAGTGGTGAAGTAGGGAGGAGGACGCGGTAGTGGCTGCAGAGGAGGATGAGGCGGCGGCTCGCTTGCGGGCTTCTTCGAGTTCCTCTTTGTCTTCAACTTTGACCTCTATTTTTGTCGGCTTCCTTCTAAGCATCTCGCCTGTTCGGTTGATCTCCAAACCCGAGAACCAATTTATAATCATGGGTTCGTATTTGGAATCAAATTTTCTCATtaatatattttcaagaaatatgCCAAATTTCGATTTCAAAATTCAATTATAACAAATATCTTTTagacttaaaaaaataaataaataaataaaatcgtTTGGCTGACATAAATTCGACCATGCCCTTGAGATAATAAACTGTTGGATTTGTCTGTCGTTATTTTTAGGTTCTAttttccttcaatttttttttacaactcACACGGAGAGGGAGATCGAACTCGAAAAAACCGGCTATTCCGGCAAGAGGTGAGATTTATGGTGTGATAATAAAGTTTTTTCTCCCAAGTCAAGTGGGATTTTTGCAATCGACCAATCATTTGATCCAACGAGAAGTCATAATGAACCATTTAGCTAAATATTCAGCACAATGTTCATGACTCACATTCAGTTGACTTAATTTTTAAACCGAAGTCCATCGTCTATGGCACCGTTCAATCAATTGTTGTATCGATATGTTATTCAATCATTTAATTATCCAAATCAATACCAATAATTAAATGTTATTGTAATTTATTGTGAATTGTTAAAGATGAAAGTAATATGATCAACaatcaacaaaatattataCCACAATGAGAAAATAAAGAGAGATTATATAAGTATGACCATAAATTTAGGACATATAATAACTAAATAAGAAATCGTCATCATAGTACATCTTATATCAATATGCTCGGTTTTCATATATCTATACACCGATTTATAGTAGAGTTAGCTGTGCCGTTTGTCGAATGGATGATATATTTATCGGCCTTTTCCCCAAAATATTATCGGAATTAATGATTTCGGGTTGTTGGAGTGTCTTAGTtcatcatgacacgatatttaaATATGATACAAATCGGTTGAGAAGTGAGAAAACTTgtcaacataaaaattgtagatatcatcaaaattgAGTCTTAATCATGTATCTTAGTTTTCAactgttatatttttaaaattgagtcTTAATCATGTAACTTTAATTTTTAGTAGTTTTGGttttttgctttgaaaatttagtcatttttctcCTGACTGCTGCTACACACCATTggacacattattattatgcAAGAAAAGTATTAAGATTAAAAAAACGAACAAACAAAGTTAACAAAATATGATTGATGGATAAAGTAGGGGCCGAAATAACAAAGAATTGATCATAAATgatcaaaattacaaattttgttgaaattattaCAAGATAACAGTGCGATGAAGCAAAAAGcgaaaataaaagtttaatgGTATTGCATTTTCATGAATTTCTAACTAACATAGTTTATAGACTACTGTGTTAGTATGACTCATTCtattgcaataaaaaaaattattattagaaCCACGTTTACACCTTATCGATAAAACTAAAGAGAGCACAAGAATGGGAAGAAACTTTGATGTAATCAACTAGTTGGAAtaaatttttctataaaaaatttcttattattCAAATCCAATCCCCGATGAATGCCTCATTCGTTTATAAGACAGTAACATAAACAAGAGATTCCAAGTATCATTATTGACAGCAAAATAGGAGAAATATGCGTTAgtcataatttattaa comes from Primulina huaijiensis isolate GDHJ02 chromosome 2, ASM1229523v2, whole genome shotgun sequence and encodes:
- the LOC140971341 gene encoding uncharacterized protein; amino-acid sequence: MEVVSSDVVCRFAEAAALQTILAAQKSLACLILLMGALLNNIDGLPDLTEKRFPIDDLHRLEKPGPDNKDASDTEDDDEDDDADEQDDDDDAGDEDFSAGEEGGDDEEGDPEDEPEANGNGGSGDDDEDDDDNGDGDEDGDEDEEDEEEEEEDQPPAKKRK
- the LOC140971342 gene encoding triphosphate tunnel metalloenzyme 3-like isoform X1 → MEIEVKLRLPNKASYQKLLSLLSPFHVITHNQHNTFFDGSASELISRRAILRLRFHEQTNLPKCFICLKAKAIISNGVSRVEEDEEEVDPAIGRACFEDPGKLTEVDSRVLRRIKEEFGVSGFVGLGGFRNVRNVYEWNEVKLEVDEVKYEFGDLYEVECESVEPERVKVMIEEFFKENGIEYSDSAMSKFAIFRAGKLPT
- the LOC140971342 gene encoding triphosphate tunnel metalloenzyme 3-like isoform X2, translating into MEIEVKLRLPNKASYQKLLSLLSPFHVITHNQHNTFFDGSASELISRRAILRLRFHEQTNLPKCFICLKAKAIISNGVSRVEEDEEEVDPAIGRACFEDPGKLTEVDSRVLRRIKEEFGVSGFVGLGGFRNVRNVYEWNEVKLEVDEVKYEFGDLYEVECESVEPERVKVMIEEFFKENGIEYSDSAMSKFAIFRAGKLPT